ATGCCCAGCTGTCGGCCGCCACAATATTAGGCTTCGATACCGAGACCAAACCGGTATTCAATAAGGGCCAGCATAACGATGGCCCGCACCTGATCCAACTGGCCACCGAGCAGCGCGCGTTTTTATTTCCAGTCAGTGCAGGCAGCGATGTCGCGCAGGTGAAAGCCATACTCGAAGCACCGCAGATACTCAAAGTCGGCTATGGTTTGGCCGATGATTTGAAATACTTGAACAGCAAATTTGCCATTGTTACCGCCAATGTGCTCGATTTGTCGCGTGCCATGCGTGAAAACAAACACGGTGACATGGGGGCGAAATCGGCCGTGGCGAAATTCCTCGGCATGCAAATGTCGAAATCCAAGAAAACCTCGACCTCGAATTGGGCCCAGCGGCCGTTAACCGAGCGTCAGATGCTGTACGCTGCCAATGACGCCCAAGTTGCTTTACTGACTTACCGGCGCTGGTTGGCGCGCCAAGCTTCCTGATTCCACGTCATTCCTTCACTCCTAGCGATTCCATGCCAGACGATCAAGCCGCCCGCCCGCGCAACTGCCGCCTATGCGCCCACTATTTCATCACCCATGACCCGCAGTTTCGCTACGGCTGCCGCGCTTTCGGTCTGAAAAGTCAGCGCCAGCCTATGCTCGATGTGATCGAGGCCTCGGGCAAGCCGTGTGAAGGCTTTGTCGACAAACCGCCGCGCCAGAGCTGAACGCCGGTCTTATTTTTTCCAAGACATACGTTGCAAGACTTGATCTTTCAAGAAGAAATAGTGAAACAAACCGGCCGCGGCGTGACATGCGGCCATTGCCAGTAAGATATTGGCAGCCAAACCGTGCAAGTCTTCGACTTGATGGCGCAGCGCCTTATCG
The sequence above is drawn from the Undibacterium sp. CCC3.4 genome and encodes:
- a CDS encoding 3'-5' exonuclease, which produces MNPELDTPLPAYPGIALADICLVQDAATADYAYAQLSAATILGFDTETKPVFNKGQHNDGPHLIQLATEQRAFLFPVSAGSDVAQVKAILEAPQILKVGYGLADDLKYLNSKFAIVTANVLDLSRAMRENKHGDMGAKSAVAKFLGMQMSKSKKTSTSNWAQRPLTERQMLYAANDAQVALLTYRRWLARQAS